Proteins from a genomic interval of Daphnia pulex isolate KAP4 chromosome 4, ASM2113471v1:
- the LOC124192448 gene encoding protein wingless-like: protein MSSTRTTVVFVVVLMMVLPYLGTAKGRGRGSKWWGIARAGEPNNLVSNSIKENSITNSYLDPDVHATLRRKQRRLVRDHPGVVVAVAKGAKQAISECKHQFKNRRWNCPTKDFHRGRNLFGKIVDRACRETAFIYALMSAAVTHSVSRACSEGAIESCTCDYSQRGPSGADWEWGGCSDNIQFGVKFSREFVDAGEKGRDIRYMMNLHNNEAGRVHVSTEMRQECKCHGMSGSCTVRTCWMRLPFFRVVGDNLKDRFDGASRVLISNTGRTPGNGRKKYNYQLKPYNPEHKAPSKKDLVYYENSPNFCEKNLKLGIAGTQGRVCNETSIGVDGCDLMCCGRGYKTEVKEVVERCACTFHWCCEVKCKVCRTKKTIHTCL from the exons GGGAATCGCCCGAGCCGGTGAACCCAACAATTTGGTGTCGAATTCCATCAAGGAGAATTCAATCACGAATTCGTACTTGGATCCCGACGTTCACGCAACTCTGAGACGCAAGCAGCGTCGCTTGGTTCGCGACCACCCAGGCGTCGTCGTGGCCGTGGCCAAAGGCGCCAAACAGGCCATTTCCGAGTGCAAacatcaattcaaaaatagGCGCTGGAACTGCCCCACCAAGGACTTCCATCGCGGCCGCAATCTCTTCGGAAAGATCGTCGATCGAg CTTGCCGTGAAACTGCCTTCATCTACGCCCTGATGTCAGCAGCGGTGACCCATTCGGTGTCACGGGCCTGTTCGGAAGGAGCCATCGAGTCCTGCACTTGCGACTACAGCCAACGCGGACCGTCTGGAGCCGACTGGGAATGGGGCGGCTGCTCGGACAACATCCAATTCGGCGTCAAGTTCTCTCGGGAGTTTGTCGACGCCGGCGAGAAGGGCCGCGACATCCGTTACATGATGAACCTCCACAACAACGAAGCCGGTCGAGTG CACGTTTCGACGGAGATGAGACAAGAGTGCAAATGTCACGGAATGAGCGGCTCTTGTACGGTGCGGACCTGCTGGATGAGATTGCCATTCTTCCGCGTCGTCGGCGACAATTTGAAGGACCGTTTTGACGGAGCTTCGCGGGTCCTCATCAGCAACACGGGCCGGACGCCGGGCAACGGTCGCAAGAAGTACAACTACCAGCTGAAGCCTTACAACCCGGAGCACAAGGCCCCGTCCAAGAAAGATTTGGTCTACTACGAGAACTCGCCCAACTTTTGCGAGAAGAACCTGAAATTGGGCATCGCCGGGACGCAGGGGCGCGTCTGCAACGAGACGTCGATCGGCGTCGACGGCTGCGATCTGATGTGCTGCGGCAGAGGCTACAAAACGGAGGTGAAGGAGGTGGTCGAGCGCTGCGCTTGCACTTTCCACTGGTGCTGCGAAGTCAAGTGCAAAGTTTGCCGGACCAAGAAAACCATCCACACTTGTCTATAG